A region of Candidatus Ancaeobacter aquaticus DNA encodes the following proteins:
- a CDS encoding efflux RND transporter periplasmic adaptor subunit, whose translation MKILKIFVIIIFSFAIGGAVTYQYLSQEKGGHELHDEHGHEDEHGEHKGISDEQSLDEKVQKLIGVKIGKAVRRKIRNEVSVIGHIAQDTEFIYNIVPEGSGEIITCNAEIGSFVNKGDVVCTIKKKGPDGKMMEVKAPVSGVVVGDFSSPGDKVDKISSVHAIADLSKLWAILNVYEKDIAQIKLGQKVIAQSIAYPEKTFDGEILFISPRVDENTRTIKVRALVKNPEYLLKLGMFITADIIIESDDTYLTVPKSAVFSFANKKIVFVKTAQNKFETRDIEIIDETKNEVAIGKGISENEAVVVDGGFLLKSEALRSQLGSGCAE comes from the coding sequence ATGAAGATACTAAAAATATTCGTAATTATTATATTTTCATTCGCTATTGGTGGCGCTGTAACGTATCAATATCTATCTCAAGAAAAGGGCGGGCATGAGCTTCATGATGAACATGGTCATGAGGATGAGCACGGTGAACATAAAGGTATATCAGATGAACAATCACTTGATGAGAAGGTTCAGAAACTGATCGGGGTTAAAATAGGTAAAGCAGTGCGCAGGAAGATACGAAATGAAGTATCTGTGATAGGTCATATTGCTCAGGATACTGAATTTATATACAACATAGTACCGGAAGGTTCAGGAGAAATAATAACATGCAACGCTGAAATTGGTTCTTTTGTTAATAAAGGAGATGTTGTGTGTACTATCAAGAAAAAAGGGCCTGATGGAAAGATGATGGAAGTGAAGGCGCCTGTATCTGGAGTAGTTGTTGGTGATTTTTCCAGTCCCGGAGATAAAGTAGATAAGATTTCTTCTGTACATGCAATTGCCGATCTATCAAAGCTATGGGCAATATTGAATGTATATGAAAAGGATATTGCTCAAATAAAATTAGGGCAGAAAGTTATTGCTCAATCAATAGCGTATCCGGAGAAAACTTTTGATGGAGAGATACTTTTTATCTCTCCGAGAGTAGATGAAAATACACGAACAATAAAAGTTCGTGCACTGGTAAAAAATCCTGAGTATCTCTTGAAATTAGGTATGTTCATTACCGCCGATATCATAATTGAATCAGACGATACATATCTCACCGTACCAAAATCAGCAGTATTTTCTTTTGCGAATAAGAAAATAGTTTTTGTTAAAACAGCACAGAATAAGTTTGAGACAAGAGATATAGAGATAATCGATGAAACGAAAAATGAAGTAGCAATAGGTAAAGGGATAAGCGAAAACGAAGCTGTTGTTGTTGATGGCGGTTTTCTCCTTAAATCAGAGGCATTGCGATCGCAGCTCGGATCGGGATGCGCAGAATAA
- a CDS encoding carbon-nitrogen hydrolase, producing MDNKRNVTVGLVQMSCKDNTASNLDKAKKLIVAAAEKGAQIICLQELFQSIYFCQTEDIANFDCAIAVDEKSPMVQELGDIASRYNVVIVSSVFEKRAEGVYHNTAFVVDADGKYLGKYRKMHIPDDPHYYEKFYFAPGDLGYKVFKTKYADIGVLICWDQWYPEAARLTALNGAEIIFYPTAIGWLPCDKKEYGFQQHNAWETIQRSHAIANGCYVAATNRVGFEKSPDGKEGIEFWGQSFVAGTSGEILEKASCDKEEIVTATLDLTNVKTTRVMWPFLRDRRIDSYSDIVKRFIEKKGK from the coding sequence ATGGATAATAAAAGAAATGTAACTGTCGGTCTTGTGCAGATGTCGTGCAAAGATAATACGGCATCTAATTTAGATAAAGCTAAGAAACTTATTGTAGCAGCAGCTGAAAAAGGCGCACAGATAATTTGTCTACAAGAACTGTTCCAATCGATATACTTTTGTCAGACAGAAGATATCGCAAACTTTGATTGTGCTATAGCGGTAGATGAAAAAAGTCCCATGGTGCAGGAATTGGGCGATATTGCATCACGATACAATGTAGTGATTGTTTCAAGTGTATTTGAAAAGAGGGCAGAAGGGGTTTATCACAACACAGCGTTTGTTGTTGATGCAGACGGAAAATATCTTGGTAAATATCGTAAAATGCATATTCCTGATGATCCGCATTATTATGAAAAATTTTATTTTGCTCCGGGTGATTTGGGCTACAAAGTATTTAAGACAAAGTATGCCGATATAGGTGTATTGATATGCTGGGATCAATGGTATCCGGAAGCTGCACGGTTAACAGCGCTTAATGGCGCTGAAATTATCTTTTACCCTACAGCAATAGGGTGGCTTCCATGTGATAAGAAAGAGTATGGATTTCAGCAGCATAATGCGTGGGAAACAATACAAAGGTCTCATGCGATCGCAAACGGATGCTATGTAGCCGCAACGAACAGAGTAGGTTTTGAAAAAAGTCCTGACGGTAAAGAAGGAATAGAGTTTTGGGGGCAGAGTTTTGTAGCGGGAACATCAGGCGAGATACTCGAAAAAGCGTCATGTGACAAAGAAGAAATTGTTACCGCGACACTTGATCTTACCAATGTTAAGACAACGCGTGTCATGTGGCCATTTTTACGTGACCGAAGAATAGATAGCTATAGCGATATAGTGAAGCGATTCATAGAAAAGAAAGGTAAGTAG
- a CDS encoding Nif11-like leader peptide family natural product precursor, with protein sequence MSVENARAYIQKFKSDREFCNQLNEAKTKEERLKIAKEAGLEFTEEEYKTVTSELPNWTIDKWLEARRAYDKFETSWLAREFSPWWVK encoded by the coding sequence ATGTCAGTAGAAAATGCCAGAGCATATATTCAAAAATTTAAGTCAGACCGAGAGTTCTGCAATCAGTTGAATGAAGCAAAAACAAAAGAAGAACGCTTGAAAATTGCTAAAGAAGCAGGATTAGAGTTTACAGAGGAGGAATACAAAACTGTTACCTCCGAACTCCCCAATTGGACTATTGACAAATGGTTGGAAGCAAGACGAGCTTATGATAAGTTTGAGACAAGTTGGCTGGCTCGCGAATTTAGTCCTTGGTGGGTTAAGTAA
- a CDS encoding MBL fold metallo-hydrolase, with product MKITILIDNNTLIDRYLLGEPGVSYLIQDGNRQVLFDVGYSNAFIINAKKLNLNLLQSDYLVLSHGHLDHTWGLDPLLKMYTEAKIESVPFTNPTLIAHPNVFETKTVDGLNEIGCTISKCKLDQHFEMNLTKEPFWLSDKLVFLGEIERSNNFENKVPIGKVHSKDGIKDDFLLDDTALAYKGSEGLIVITGCSHSGICNIVEYAKKVCDENSVVDVIGGFHLMQPSQEQLKCTVDYFQKLKSKELHPCHCVDLNSKIALSKVANLKEVGVGLSIEYS from the coding sequence ATGAAGATAACAATATTAATCGACAACAATACATTAATAGATAGGTACCTTCTTGGAGAACCAGGGGTATCGTATTTAATTCAAGACGGAAATAGACAAGTATTATTTGATGTTGGTTACTCTAACGCCTTTATTATCAATGCTAAAAAGCTGAATTTAAATTTACTGCAAAGCGATTATCTTGTTCTTTCTCATGGACATTTAGATCATACGTGGGGGCTTGATCCACTTTTAAAAATGTATACTGAAGCAAAAATTGAATCAGTACCCTTTACGAATCCAACCTTAATAGCTCATCCAAATGTATTCGAAACAAAGACTGTAGATGGTTTAAATGAAATCGGCTGTACAATTTCTAAATGCAAGCTTGATCAACACTTTGAGATGAATTTAACAAAGGAACCTTTTTGGTTGTCGGATAAATTAGTTTTTCTTGGTGAAATAGAAAGATCAAACAATTTTGAAAACAAAGTACCTATTGGAAAAGTTCATTCCAAGGATGGAATAAAAGATGATTTTCTATTAGATGATACAGCATTGGCCTATAAGGGGAGTGAAGGATTGATAGTTATTACGGGTTGTTCTCATTCTGGGATTTGTAATATTGTAGAATATGCCAAAAAGGTTTGTGATGAGAATAGTGTTGTTGACGTTATTGGTGGATTTCATTTAATGCAGCCTTCTCAAGAACAATTGAAATGTACCGTCGATTATTTTCAAAAGTTAAAATCGAAAGAGCTGCATCCTTGTCATTGTGTAGACTTAAATTCAAAAATCGCTTTGTCAAAGGTGGCAAATTTAAAAGAAGTTGGCGTTGGGCTGTCTATTGAATATAGTTAA
- a CDS encoding TolC family protein, with the protein MKKTVIPFLFLLLFLSTTAHAERVLTLDTALMTAYKDNPRMIEARESILSSKGDKISTMALSDPEISFDIGGLKKEHGQRIVNLDKFDVSQDFDPIGVYWLKNMVASNDILIEEEGLKSVWSAIYVEVREAYTKLILDKKREELALENLIILRQFFSKVQLRYKSGSALKNDVQRAKIETLTAETEYLFVEKAIKTDKAKLNVLMGRSLTEPILIEEELEADKLTLNLKELQEMAFSRNPYLKKEQLILDSKDKKVAMEHLNRFPAPFVGFERMMADYDNDYTIILGMTVPLWDLNQGEVKKAEAQKKIQQARKNGLKKIIAYNVYEAFLDAELSQRQLEILTKSIEEANELLRLANLKYGEGEIDFINYLDQVRTATQTRTRYYQGLFDFNNAITKLEKIVYRSVREENYLK; encoded by the coding sequence ATGAAAAAAACAGTAATACCTTTTCTTTTTCTTCTCCTCTTTCTCTCAACAACTGCGCATGCAGAGAGGGTGCTTACATTAGATACAGCGCTCATGACAGCATATAAAGATAATCCCCGCATGATTGAAGCAAGAGAATCTATTCTTTCCTCAAAAGGCGATAAGATATCAACCATGGCTCTTTCTGATCCTGAAATAAGTTTTGATATCGGCGGTCTCAAAAAGGAACATGGCCAGCGCATCGTAAACCTTGATAAATTTGATGTGTCACAAGATTTTGATCCTATAGGTGTTTACTGGCTTAAAAACATGGTAGCATCAAACGATATTCTGATCGAAGAAGAAGGGTTAAAATCAGTATGGAGTGCAATATATGTTGAAGTGAGAGAAGCATACACTAAATTGATACTTGATAAAAAAAGAGAAGAATTAGCTCTGGAAAATCTCATTATTCTGAGACAGTTTTTTAGTAAGGTGCAACTTCGCTATAAGTCAGGCTCAGCACTTAAAAATGATGTTCAAAGAGCAAAAATCGAAACGCTTACAGCTGAAACAGAATATCTCTTTGTCGAAAAAGCAATTAAAACAGATAAAGCAAAATTAAATGTACTCATGGGAAGATCACTTACAGAGCCTATTCTTATAGAAGAAGAACTTGAAGCTGATAAGCTAACGCTTAACCTGAAAGAATTGCAAGAAATGGCTTTTTCAAGAAACCCGTACCTTAAAAAGGAACAACTCATTTTAGATTCGAAAGATAAAAAAGTAGCAATGGAACACCTGAACCGTTTTCCGGCACCTTTTGTTGGTTTTGAAAGAATGATGGCTGATTATGATAATGACTATACAATTATTTTAGGTATGACCGTGCCTTTATGGGATCTGAATCAGGGAGAAGTGAAGAAAGCTGAAGCGCAGAAGAAAATCCAGCAGGCACGAAAAAATGGTCTTAAAAAAATAATTGCATATAATGTGTATGAAGCGTTTCTTGACGCTGAATTGTCTCAAAGGCAATTGGAGATACTTACAAAATCAATTGAAGAAGCCAATGAGCTCCTTCGACTGGCAAATCTAAAATATGGTGAAGGAGAAATAGATTTTATCAATTATCTTGATCAGGTACGAACAGCAACACAAACCAGAACAAGATACTATCAAGGTCTTTTCGACTTTAATAATGCTATAACCAAGTTAGAAAAGATAGTGTATAGATCGGTTAGAGAGGAGAACTATTTAAAATGA
- a CDS encoding nucleoside deaminase: protein MNETSRDEKYMALAIEIALAGIEKGQSPFGACIVKGDTVISCEHNVVWDQTDITAHAEIHAIQVACKELNSVTLDGCTIYSTCEPCPMCFSAIHWARISKIVFGASIADAKEFGFNELEIENTEMKKIGNSGVEIVSGVLREKNITVFQKWHSEENRKVY from the coding sequence ATGAACGAGACGAGTCGTGACGAAAAATATATGGCACTGGCAATAGAGATAGCACTTGCTGGAATAGAAAAAGGGCAGTCTCCGTTTGGGGCTTGTATTGTTAAAGGTGATACGGTTATTAGTTGTGAACATAATGTGGTCTGGGATCAAACCGATATTACCGCACATGCTGAGATCCACGCTATACAAGTAGCATGCAAAGAACTGAATTCTGTTACCCTAGATGGATGCACAATATATTCTACCTGTGAGCCTTGTCCTATGTGTTTTAGTGCGATACACTGGGCACGTATATCAAAAATTGTTTTTGGAGCAAGTATCGCTGATGCAAAAGAATTTGGTTTTAACGAGCTTGAAATCGAAAACACAGAAATGAAAAAAATTGGTAACTCGGGTGTAGAAATTGTGAGTGGTGTATTAAGAGAAAAAAACATTACAGTATTTCAAAAATGGCACTCTGAGGAAAATCGTAAAGTGTATTAA
- a CDS encoding agmatine deiminase family protein — translation MSNNSKHPVQLGYTMPAEWEPHYGTWLSYPHAPETFFDKLDSVRNTYCEMIKIIAEGEQVHVNVNDEEMKKDLEKRLADNKVTKNVHIHLFPTDDAWCRDHGAIFVKNVERGELAATVWKFNSWGEKYPYKKDAKIAKKMADTFKLKSFDSKLVFEGGSIDVNGNGVLLTTESCLLNPNRNMDLSREDIEKVLQNYFGVKKVLWLGEGIEGDDTDGHIDDISRFVNENTIVTVIEKDENDINFEPLKDNLERLITYTDCEGKPFSIVTLPMPDSIIADGKQMPASYANFYIANAAVIVPMFDCKHDKTVLEILRRYFPDRKVVGLPASDVVLGFGAFHCLTQQIPK, via the coding sequence ATGAGCAATAATAGCAAACATCCCGTACAGCTTGGATATACAATGCCAGCAGAGTGGGAACCACATTATGGTACGTGGCTTTCATATCCGCATGCACCGGAAACATTTTTTGATAAACTTGATAGTGTGAGAAACACCTATTGTGAAATGATAAAGATCATTGCTGAAGGTGAGCAGGTACACGTTAACGTTAATGACGAAGAGATGAAAAAAGATCTTGAGAAAAGGCTTGCTGACAATAAGGTAACGAAAAATGTGCATATACATCTTTTTCCTACTGATGATGCATGGTGTCGTGATCACGGAGCAATATTTGTAAAGAATGTAGAACGAGGAGAACTTGCCGCAACAGTATGGAAATTTAATTCATGGGGCGAGAAATATCCATATAAAAAAGATGCAAAGATAGCGAAAAAGATGGCTGATACATTCAAACTGAAATCATTTGATAGTAAACTGGTTTTTGAAGGTGGATCAATAGATGTTAATGGAAACGGAGTTTTGCTTACAACTGAATCGTGCCTGCTTAATCCGAACAGAAACATGGATTTGAGCCGAGAAGATATTGAAAAAGTCCTGCAAAATTATTTCGGTGTGAAAAAAGTCTTATGGCTCGGTGAAGGTATTGAAGGTGATGATACGGACGGTCACATAGATGATATATCACGGTTTGTGAATGAGAACACCATTGTAACGGTCATAGAAAAAGATGAAAACGATATAAATTTCGAACCCCTCAAAGATAATCTCGAGAGATTAATCACCTACACTGATTGTGAGGGAAAACCATTTAGTATTGTTACCTTGCCAATGCCTGATTCCATTATTGCCGACGGAAAACAAATGCCGGCAAGCTACGCAAACTTTTATATCGCGAATGCCGCGGTAATAGTACCGATGTTTGATTGTAAACATGATAAAACAGTACTTGAAATATTAAGAAGATATTTTCCTGATAGAAAAGTTGTGGGGTTACCTGCATCAGATGTTGTTTTAGGTTTTGGAGCGTTTCACTGCTTAACACAGCAAATACCAAAATAG
- a CDS encoding PLDc N-terminal domain-containing protein: MKTLFGLLVLVLDIVAIVDCIKGSLPKGKKILWIILIILLPVVGMILYFLLGKQK, from the coding sequence ATGAAAACATTATTTGGTCTTTTAGTATTGGTTCTTGATATAGTTGCAATCGTAGATTGTATAAAAGGCTCTCTACCCAAAGGGAAGAAGATCCTTTGGATCATCTTAATCATACTTCTTCCTGTTGTTGGTATGATTCTTTACTTTTTGCTTGGAAAACAGAAATAA
- a CDS encoding VWA domain-containing protein produces the protein MKIKLSILMLIAFVFSVCSQCYADKNVYIEYILDASNSMNETLPDGQKKIDAAKTIMSNLIDNIYSETKDTNVGLRIYGANFDGKQEKKAACLDSVLVVPISPIDANLLKQKIASTNAAGYTPIAHSLELAAQDFKKGKSDKNSMVLVSDGIETCGGDPIAVAKKLIAQGFNVKIYTIGFVVDEKAKAQLKGIAAATGGKYFDAKDADQLKKSLEEIKNRSFEGYEASGKDVTPTLWIANAPEIEKGDYKGTLAMQEAKFYKAKVYKDQTIKTSMIVKKTPYGASNNVIHQTFAVKLFDNDLNEVAFESKDVEGNPDDVVTFKATWKADKDGWVYIACAASKNHDWKGAPIKLYPEDSVPAPSQYTLKLKVKGKAPEKPNPVAFKKYPEAEDKGGVNFESASEIKVNDFVMGDIYLTESRYYKIPVSEGIEKLMISAVVKKPWYQANNDVINMTYSLKIFDEDWVEMKADAAIIAWNPSEPSSIVLSVDVEDNDEIYFSLNSSDNHGSRGASDKVGVYPKDFQGKPENYSVLVQ, from the coding sequence ATGAAAATCAAGTTATCAATACTTATGCTTATCGCATTTGTTTTCTCAGTATGCAGTCAATGTTATGCGGATAAAAATGTCTATATTGAATATATCCTTGATGCATCGAACAGCATGAATGAAACACTCCCTGACGGGCAGAAAAAAATAGACGCGGCAAAAACGATAATGAGTAATCTTATCGATAATATTTATTCCGAGACAAAAGATACCAATGTCGGATTAAGAATATATGGTGCGAACTTTGACGGAAAGCAGGAGAAAAAAGCAGCATGTCTTGATTCTGTTCTGGTGGTGCCTATTAGTCCGATTGACGCAAATCTATTAAAACAAAAAATCGCTTCAACAAACGCGGCAGGATATACCCCGATAGCTCATTCACTTGAACTTGCGGCACAGGATTTTAAAAAAGGTAAGAGTGATAAAAATAGTATGGTTCTGGTCAGTGACGGTATTGAAACATGTGGCGGTGATCCTATCGCGGTCGCAAAGAAACTTATTGCTCAAGGTTTTAATGTAAAGATCTATACGATCGGATTTGTTGTCGATGAAAAAGCTAAGGCCCAGCTTAAAGGGATAGCCGCGGCTACAGGCGGTAAATATTTTGACGCAAAAGATGCTGATCAACTAAAAAAATCATTGGAAGAAATCAAGAATCGTTCTTTTGAGGGGTATGAAGCGTCAGGTAAAGATGTAACACCAACATTATGGATAGCAAACGCCCCTGAAATTGAAAAAGGTGATTATAAGGGCACTTTAGCAATGCAAGAAGCGAAGTTTTATAAAGCAAAAGTCTATAAGGATCAGACTATTAAAACATCTATGATCGTTAAGAAAACACCGTATGGCGCGTCGAACAATGTTATTCATCAGACATTTGCCGTGAAATTATTTGATAATGATCTTAATGAAGTCGCGTTTGAAAGCAAGGATGTTGAAGGTAATCCGGACGACGTTGTTACCTTTAAAGCGACCTGGAAAGCAGATAAGGACGGGTGGGTGTATATAGCGTGCGCGGCATCAAAGAACCATGATTGGAAAGGTGCACCGATAAAATTATATCCGGAAGATAGTGTACCGGCACCTTCTCAGTATACGTTGAAACTTAAAGTAAAGGGTAAAGCTCCTGAAAAACCAAACCCTGTAGCTTTTAAAAAGTATCCAGAAGCGGAAGATAAGGGCGGCGTGAACTTTGAGAGCGCATCAGAAATAAAGGTAAATGATTTTGTTATGGGGGACATATATCTTACAGAATCACGATATTATAAGATACCGGTTTCCGAAGGTATTGAAAAGCTTATGATAAGTGCAGTAGTAAAAAAACCATGGTACCAGGCAAATAATGATGTGATCAATATGACATATAGTCTCAAGATATTTGATGAAGATTGGGTTGAAATGAAAGCGGATGCAGCTATCATAGCATGGAACCCCTCAGAACCGTCTTCCATAGTATTGAGTGTTGACGTAGAAGATAACGACGAGATTTATTTCTCGCTTAACTCAAGTGATAATCATGGTTCTCGCGGTGCAAGCGATAAGGTAGGTGTATATCCAAAAGATTTCCAGGGTAAACCAGAAAATTATTCAGTGTTAGTTCAATAA
- a CDS encoding deoxyhypusine synthase, giving the protein MKKKDLLKKQIKHIDITSFDATKITDAMGHMSFTSRETARATDLLKKMVGDKKATVFLVLAGSTSAGGCMKVYADMVKYNMVDAIVATGASIVDMDFFEALGFKHYSAPEQIDDNLLRKLYIDRIYDTYIDEEQLQVCDLVTKKIADNLDPRPYSSREFIKEMGKYCVKHAKKKDSLVETAYKHNVPIFCPAFTDSSAGFGLVAHQWENADRHMSIDSVKDFRELTMIKMEAGVSGLFMIGGGVPKNFVQDTVVCAEVLGKEVPMHKYAVQITVADVRDGACSSSTLKEAASWGKVDTVYEQMVYAEASSVVPLIVSSAYHSNVWKKRKRRNWSKLFD; this is encoded by the coding sequence ATGAAGAAAAAAGATCTATTAAAGAAACAAATCAAACATATTGATATCACATCGTTTGACGCGACAAAAATCACTGATGCTATGGGACATATGTCTTTTACATCACGTGAAACTGCCCGCGCAACCGATCTCTTAAAAAAAATGGTTGGCGATAAGAAGGCGACAGTGTTTTTGGTCCTTGCGGGAAGCACCAGTGCCGGCGGATGCATGAAAGTGTATGCCGATATGGTGAAATACAACATGGTTGACGCGATCGTTGCCACCGGTGCATCGATTGTTGACATGGACTTTTTTGAAGCGCTTGGTTTTAAGCATTATAGCGCGCCTGAACAGATAGATGACAATTTGTTGCGTAAACTATACATTGATAGAATATATGATACCTATATCGATGAAGAACAGTTGCAGGTATGTGATCTTGTTACAAAAAAGATCGCAGATAATTTGGATCCGCGACCATATTCGTCACGTGAATTCATTAAAGAAATGGGTAAGTATTGCGTGAAACATGCCAAGAAAAAAGATTCGCTGGTTGAGACTGCGTACAAACATAATGTGCCGATCTTTTGCCCTGCGTTTACTGATTCGAGTGCTGGATTTGGTTTGGTTGCACATCAATGGGAAAACGCTGACAGGCATATGTCGATTGATTCAGTGAAAGATTTTCGTGAACTCACCATGATCAAGATGGAAGCAGGGGTGTCGGGTCTTTTTATGATAGGTGGTGGTGTGCCAAAGAATTTTGTGCAGGACACTGTTGTGTGTGCGGAAGTTCTCGGTAAAGAAGTGCCTATGCATAAGTATGCAGTACAGATCACGGTTGCGGACGTAAGAGATGGAGCGTGTTCGAGTTCGACTTTAAAAGAAGCCGCGTCATGGGGCAAAGTCGATACGGTATACGAACAAATGGTGTATGCCGAAGCATCGTCTGTTGTTCCTCTTATTGTGAGCAGTGCCTATCACAGTAATGTCTGGAAAAAGAGAAAGAGAAGAAACTGGTCTAAACTGTTTGATTAA